A stretch of the Glandiceps talaboti chromosome 23, keGlaTala1.1, whole genome shotgun sequence genome encodes the following:
- the LOC144452893 gene encoding ATP-dependent RNA helicase DDX51-like, whose protein sequence is MALFSISRYMGGDDDVEDETTMQETHLSTLYDKVKTRQLKRRNQHKDSQDVNSAMIDGKDNSDSTLPKKRKKQKRTKEIVMGEEEDLKEDQEINVGKKERQKQSRRMKQVNLDVDNEEDLIQEEHNKSSTLKENKHSQSNDSNELPSNTDISKCKMKDGKKHKKCRKDTKSKVDKACDVNNEDSHEENLKDIVIPSDDESNSGDEEKGGATKNNISQAEIESGDEDDAKDNEDSDVVGFTILGDRKLPKTDQVHRVLPDWLSHPSIINNDMNQNKCKIEDLPQIDKQLQSRLQEMGITHFFPVQHQVIPAILSSVRNGLQCGVAGFRPSDLCVSAPTGSGKTLAFVIPVIQALMGRVVCHVRALAVLPTRDLAMQIYQVFNIYCKGTDLKVVLIGANKSFTQEQTALVTSKYCNGYMSQADIVIATPGRLVDHITRTPGFTLRSLRFLIIDEADRMMDQMSKDWIKQVENAAYDNTAENGRPLPGPVTIASISRIHTPLQKLLFSATLSQNPEKLMHLNLFQPKLFTSVVRTSSDDVSRETKTGEFVGKYTTPVGLSEYLIQCSAGDKPQIVLYLLKEYNLSQVLCFTNSIEVTHRLYLLLKLYGGITVAEFSSSLSIQQRKRLVNQFKNGDIQIMICSDAMARGMDIIESSAVICYDVPPFIKTYIHRVGRTARAGRQGTAYTLVLDKERQAFVSSLKNCGKLNIQWMTVKMESLQAFTDSYEVALKSLQDTLEQEEKKKKPKKK, encoded by the exons ATGGCGTTGTTTTCGATAAGCAG atatatggGAGGTGACGATGATGTTGAAGATGAGACTACTATGCAAGAAACACatttatcaactctgtatgaCAAGGTGAAGACAAGACAACTAAAGAGACGAAATCAACATAAAGACTCTCAAGATGTGAACAGTGCAATGATAGATGGGAAGGATAATTCTGACAGTACACTtccaaagaaaagaaaaaaacaaaagaggACGAAAGAAATTGTTATGGGTGAAGAAGAAGATTTGAAAGAAGATCAAGAAATAAATGTAGGAAAGAAAGAGAGACAAAAACAGTCTAGGAGAATGAAGCAAGTAAACCTTGATGTGGATAATGAGGAAGATTTAATACAAGAGGAACACAACAAGAGTAGCACACTAAAAGagaataaacattcacaaagtAATGATTCAAATGAACTTCCATCAAATACAGATATCagtaaatgtaaaatgaaagatgGGAAAAAACACAAAAAGTGTAGAAAGGATACCAAGAGCAAAGTGGACAAGGCTTGTGATGTAAATAATGAAGATTCACATGAGGAAAATCTAAAAGATATTGTAATACCAAGTGATGATGAAAGTAATAGTGGGGATGAAGAGAAGGGAGGggcaacaaaaaataatataagtCAAGCAGAAATTGAAAGTGGTGATGAAGATGATGCAAAAGATAATGAAGACTCTGATGTAGTGGGCTTTACAATATTAGGTGACAGAAAACTGCCAAAGACAGATCAA GTTCATAGAGTCCTTCCTGATTGGTTGAGTCATCCATCAATCATTAACAATGACATGAATCAGAACAAATGCAAGATTGAAGATCTACCACAGATTGACAAACAACTCCAAAGTAGGCTACAAGAAATGGGGATCACTCACTTCTTTCCAG TCCAGCACCAAGTCATCCCTGCTATTTTGTCAAGTGTTCGTAATGGTCTACAATGTGGTGTGGCTGGATTCAGACCAAGTGATCTGTGTGTCTCGGCACCAACTGGTAGTGGCAAGACATTGGCTTTTGTTATTCCTGTTATTCAG GCACTAATGGGTCGTGTTGTATGCCATGTGAGAGCCCTAGCAGTTCTACCAACCAGAGATCTAGCAATGCAAATATACCAAGTGTTCAACATTTACTGTAAAGGTACTGATCTGAAGGTGGTATTAATAGGTGCTAACAAATCATTTACTCAAGAACAGACAGCACTGGTGACAAGTAAATA CTGTAATGGATACATGAGTCAGGCTGACATCGTCATAGCAACACCTGGTAGACTGGTAGACCATATTACAAGGACACCAGGTTTCACATTAAGGTCCTTGAGATTTCTG ATTATTGATGAAGCAGATCGGATGATGGATCAAATGTCCAAGGATTGGATAAAACAAGTAGAGAATGCTGCCTATGACAACACAGCTGAAAATGGCCGCCCACTACCAGGTCCAGTAACAATTGCTAG TATTTCAAGAATACATACACCA TTACAAAAACTACTCTTCTCTGCAACACTGTCTCAGAATCCTGAAAAGCTGATGCATCTAAATCTATTCCAACCTAAACTATTTACATCTGTAGTCAGGACAAGCAGTGATGATGTTTCCAGGGAGACAAAGACAGGAGAGTTTGTTGGTAAATACACAACTCCAGTGGGACTTTCA GAATATCTAATTCAGTGTAGTGCTGGAGACAAACCACAAATTGTGTTATATCTACTGAAAGAATACAACCTATCACAAGTTCTATGTTTTACTAATTCTATAGAAGTAACACACAG aCTCTACTTGTTATTAAAGCTATATGGCGGTATTACTGTGGCTGAGTTTTCTTCCAGTCTATCAATACAACAAAGAAAAAGACTTGTAAACCAATTCAAGAATggtgatatacaaat TATGATATGTTCTGATGCTATGGCTAGAGGTATGGACATTATTGAGTCTAGTGCTGTTATCTGTTACGATGTTCCACCCTTTATCAAGACATACATACACCGTGTTGGTAGAACTGCCAGAGCCGGAAGACAAGGTACTGCCTACACATTGGTCTTAGACAAAGAG AGACAGGCATTTGTATCATCACTCAAGAACTGTGGTAAGCTTAATATCCAGTGGATGACAGTGAAAATGGAAAGTCTACAAGCTTTTACTGACTCCTATGAAGTGGCTCTGAAATCATTACAAGATACACTAGAG caagaagaaaagaaaaagaagccAAAGAAGAAATGA